One segment of Geminicoccaceae bacterium DNA contains the following:
- a CDS encoding TIM barrel protein, translated as MSWVPGLCSVTFRQLSPVQIVERAAAAGLRAIEWGTDVHAPPGDLARARELASLCHSAGLACPTLGSYARATASARSQPWSPLLDTAEALGATTVRIWAGESGFAETDNRTRHDVADAVRNYAESASARGLKIALEYHPDTLTDCRRGAAWLLEQVAHPALKSYWQPVPDQPVEDCRDDLDALGEHLAHLHMFFWRGERIRYPLSEGGAYWARILNGRRVPRGGHAFLEFVPGDDPACLGREAAALLQLLGPEADPGVHQ; from the coding sequence ATGAGCTGGGTACCCGGCCTGTGTTCGGTGACTTTCCGGCAGCTCTCACCTGTCCAGATCGTGGAACGGGCCGCTGCGGCAGGGCTCCGGGCCATCGAATGGGGGACGGATGTGCACGCTCCGCCGGGAGATCTCGCCCGTGCTCGCGAGCTCGCCAGCCTGTGCCATTCGGCCGGGCTCGCCTGTCCCACTCTGGGGTCCTATGCCCGTGCAACCGCCAGCGCCCGCTCGCAGCCATGGTCACCGCTGCTCGATACGGCCGAAGCACTGGGAGCGACCACCGTCAGGATCTGGGCCGGGGAATCGGGGTTTGCCGAAACCGATAACCGGACACGTCACGATGTCGCCGATGCTGTTCGCAATTATGCGGAGTCGGCGAGTGCTCGCGGTCTGAAAATCGCCCTGGAATATCACCCGGATACGTTGACCGACTGCCGGAGGGGAGCGGCCTGGCTGCTTGAGCAGGTCGCCCATCCGGCACTGAAATCCTATTGGCAACCGGTTCCGGATCAACCCGTGGAGGACTGTCGGGACGATCTGGATGCATTGGGCGAGCATCTCGCGCATCTGCACATGTTCTTCTGGAGGGGTGAGCGGATCCGCTATCCGCTATCGGAAGGTGGTGCCTACTGGGCGCGGATCCTCAACGGGCGACGCGTTCCGCGTGGCGGCCATGCGTTTCTGGAATTCGTACCGGGAGATGATCCCGCATGTCTCGGCAGGGAGGCGGCGGCCTTGCTGCAACTGCTCGGACCGGAAGCTGATCCGGGCGTGCACCAGTGA
- a CDS encoding ABC transporter ATP-binding protein codes for MTELALKVENLSVGFELDGGQVLAVNDVSFDLRRRETLAIVGESGSGKSVTARAIMQIARPGRILSGAIRYFSPDGPVDIAQLDEKSAEIRAIRGNRIAMVFQEPMSSLSPVHRVGDQIVEAITLHQPVGRDEARRQAIEMLGRVHLPDPAQTIDKYTFELSGGQRQRVMIAMALSCNPDILIADEPTTALDVTTQAEILRLIKELQAEFGMSVIFITHDMGVVAEISDRVAVMYRGRLIEQGDVEQIFTAPHADYTAQLVESSSKFRIKGDHARGGKLPSPGAETILEGHDINLTYRSTSGFIRKKVKELHALRDVSFDLRNGENLGIVGESGSGKTTLVKALLGLQAAHDGEAVYRSRDGREVNLLGQDALRRNRLNTEIRMVFQDPFSSLNPRMTIAQIIEEPLLLEGRLDARERRERTEYLLNKVGLPANIIGRYPHAFSGGQRQRISIARALSVQPRLIVADEATSALDGSVRSQVLDLMFELQAEFDLSYIFVGHDLGVVRYFCDRIAVMRLGEIVETGTARQICEDPQHPYTRSLIAAVPGASPAERRLFPRVA; via the coding sequence ATGACGGAACTTGCTCTGAAAGTGGAAAATCTCTCCGTCGGTTTTGAACTCGATGGAGGACAGGTTCTCGCCGTCAATGATGTCTCGTTCGACCTGCGCCGGCGCGAAACTCTCGCCATTGTCGGCGAGAGCGGTTCGGGCAAGTCGGTGACGGCCCGGGCGATCATGCAGATTGCCCGGCCGGGGCGGATCCTGTCCGGAGCAATCCGCTATTTCTCGCCCGACGGGCCCGTCGATATTGCTCAACTCGACGAGAAATCTGCCGAGATCCGTGCCATTCGTGGCAACCGGATTGCTATGGTCTTCCAGGAGCCGATGTCTTCCCTGTCGCCGGTCCACCGGGTCGGCGACCAGATCGTCGAGGCCATCACCCTGCATCAGCCGGTCGGCAGGGACGAGGCGCGGCGTCAGGCGATCGAGATGCTGGGGCGTGTCCATCTTCCCGATCCAGCGCAGACCATCGACAAGTATACATTTGAACTCTCCGGCGGTCAGCGACAGCGGGTGATGATTGCCATGGCGCTGTCGTGCAATCCCGACATCCTGATTGCCGATGAGCCCACGACCGCGCTCGATGTCACCACCCAGGCGGAGATCCTGCGCCTGATCAAGGAGCTTCAGGCCGAATTCGGGATGTCGGTGATCTTCATCACCCATGACATGGGTGTGGTCGCGGAGATTTCCGACCGGGTGGCCGTAATGTATCGCGGGCGGCTGATCGAACAGGGTGATGTCGAACAGATCTTCACCGCGCCACATGCGGACTACACCGCGCAACTCGTCGAATCGTCCTCGAAGTTCCGCATCAAAGGCGACCACGCGCGTGGCGGGAAGCTGCCTTCGCCGGGTGCGGAAACCATCCTGGAAGGCCACGACATCAACCTCACCTATCGTTCGACAAGCGGATTCATCCGCAAGAAGGTCAAGGAGCTTCATGCCTTGCGCGATGTGTCATTCGACCTGCGCAATGGCGAGAACCTGGGGATTGTCGGAGAGAGCGGTTCGGGAAAGACGACTCTTGTCAAGGCGCTGCTGGGGCTGCAGGCGGCGCATGATGGCGAGGCCGTCTACCGGTCCCGCGATGGCCGGGAAGTCAATCTGCTCGGGCAGGATGCCCTTCGGCGAAACCGGTTGAACACCGAGATCCGGATGGTCTTCCAGGATCCGTTCTCGTCGTTGAATCCGCGCATGACCATTGCCCAGATCATCGAGGAGCCCCTGCTGCTCGAAGGGCGTCTCGATGCCCGCGAGCGCCGCGAGCGCACGGAGTATCTGCTGAACAAGGTGGGATTGCCGGCCAACATCATCGGTCGCTATCCGCATGCCTTTTCGGGAGGACAACGCCAGCGGATCTCGATCGCCCGGGCCTTGAGCGTGCAGCCACGCCTGATCGTCGCCGACGAGGCGACCTCGGCCCTGGATGGCTCCGTTCGTTCCCAGGTTCTCGACCTGATGTTCGAATTGCAGGCCGAATTCGATCTTTCCTACATCTTTGTCGGCCACGATCTGGGTGTGGTCCGGTATTTCTGCGACCGCATCGCCGTCATGCGGCTGGGCGAGATCGTCGAGACCGGAACGGCCCGGCAGATATGCGAGGATCCGCAGCATCCCTACACCCGTTCCCTGATTGCCGCCGTACCCGGCGCGAGCCCTGCCGAACGGCGCCTGTTTCCCCGCGTCGCCTGA
- a CDS encoding ABC transporter permease, whose product MLDYVARRLLAMVGTMLVLSFVCFFIIQLPPGDFLTAYIAELSSRGDSVTAAQAENLRTLYGLDRPFIVQYYKWITNALTGNFGFSFNMQKPVSEIISSRIGMSLVVETISIVVMWAVAIPIGIYSAVRQYSAGDMFATVFGFIGLAVPNFLLALLIMYITYLVTGSPVSGLFSDAYSAQPWSLGRLWDFLGHVWVPVLVISTGGAAAVIRTLRANLLDELNKPYVVTARAKGLEERTLIMRYPVRVAMTPLIATVGWVLPTVISSSIVTSIVLNLPTLSPILLRALLTQDMHLAGALIMFMGLLTLIGTLISDLLLVWIDPRIRHGMRAKG is encoded by the coding sequence ATGCTCGATTATGTGGCACGGCGGCTTCTGGCGATGGTTGGCACGATGCTCGTGCTTTCTTTCGTCTGTTTCTTCATCATCCAGTTGCCGCCTGGAGACTTTCTCACAGCGTATATTGCCGAACTGTCATCGCGCGGCGATTCCGTGACGGCGGCGCAGGCCGAGAACCTGCGCACGCTGTACGGCCTCGATCGGCCATTCATCGTCCAGTACTACAAATGGATCACCAACGCGCTGACCGGGAATTTCGGCTTTTCATTCAACATGCAAAAGCCTGTTTCCGAAATCATATCGAGTCGTATCGGCATGTCGCTGGTGGTCGAGACGATCTCCATCGTGGTGATGTGGGCGGTCGCCATTCCGATCGGCATCTATTCCGCGGTCCGCCAGTATTCGGCGGGCGACATGTTCGCGACCGTCTTCGGCTTCATCGGCCTTGCGGTGCCGAACTTCCTTTTGGCGCTGCTGATCATGTACATCACCTATCTGGTGACCGGATCCCCGGTATCGGGACTTTTCTCCGATGCGTATTCGGCCCAGCCGTGGAGCCTCGGCCGCCTGTGGGATTTCCTCGGCCATGTCTGGGTGCCGGTTCTGGTGATCAGCACCGGTGGAGCGGCGGCCGTGATCCGCACCCTGCGTGCCAACCTTCTTGACGAGTTGAACAAGCCCTATGTCGTCACCGCCCGCGCCAAGGGACTCGAGGAGCGGACGCTCATCATGCGCTATCCCGTACGGGTCGCCATGACGCCCCTGATCGCCACGGTCGGCTGGGTGCTGCCGACCGTGATATCGTCATCGATCGTGACCTCGATCGTCCTCAATCTTCCCACGCTCTCCCCGATCCTGTTGCGGGCGCTCCTGACCCAGGACATGCACCTCGCCGGCGCCCTCATCATGTTCATGGGATTGCTGACGCTGATCGGCACGCTGATCTCCGACCTGCTGCTGGTCTGGATCGATCCGCGCATTCGCCATGGCATGAGAGCGAAGGGCTGA
- a CDS encoding ABC transporter permease translates to MIETGTTDTLPELAAMPARRTDASQARLIWRGFRRHRLAMMSLLVLTLLYLVAAFAEILAPYDPNDVNARYTYAPPQAIHFFADDSWTWQPHVHALKMEVDPRALRRTFVSDPEKTFDIGFWVKGDRYNFWGMIPGDHHLIGVEGRRAVMFLLGADRQGRDMLSRLIFGARITLSVGLFGVFLSILFGVIIGGISGYYGSWIDDMVQRVIEFIRSVPPIPLWMGLAAALPRDWSALEIYFAITLILSLIGWTELARVVRSRFLALKSEDYVAAARLDGASDMRVILRHMLPAFTSHIIAAATLAIPGMILAETALSFLGLGLQPPVISWGVLLQEAQNIRALASAPWLLSAGVAIVVTILAMNFVGDGLRDAADPYGGRK, encoded by the coding sequence ATGATCGAGACCGGAACAACCGACACCCTTCCCGAACTGGCCGCCATGCCTGCACGGCGCACCGATGCCAGCCAGGCACGGCTGATCTGGCGCGGCTTTCGCCGGCATCGCCTCGCCATGATGAGCCTGCTCGTCCTGACCCTGCTCTATCTCGTGGCGGCATTTGCCGAGATCCTGGCACCCTACGATCCCAACGATGTCAATGCCCGGTATACCTATGCCCCGCCACAAGCCATCCACTTCTTTGCCGATGACAGCTGGACCTGGCAGCCCCACGTCCATGCACTGAAGATGGAGGTCGATCCCAGGGCGCTGCGGCGGACATTCGTGAGTGATCCGGAGAAGACCTTCGACATCGGGTTCTGGGTCAAGGGTGATCGATACAACTTCTGGGGAATGATCCCGGGCGACCATCATCTCATCGGCGTGGAGGGCAGGCGGGCGGTCATGTTCCTGCTCGGCGCAGACCGTCAGGGAAGGGACATGCTATCGAGATTGATATTCGGAGCGCGCATAACGCTTTCGGTGGGGCTGTTCGGCGTCTTCCTGTCGATCCTGTTCGGCGTCATCATCGGCGGCATATCGGGTTACTATGGCAGCTGGATCGATGACATGGTCCAGCGGGTCATCGAGTTCATCCGCTCGGTGCCGCCCATACCGCTGTGGATGGGGCTCGCAGCCGCATTGCCGCGCGACTGGTCGGCGCTCGAGATCTATTTCGCGATCACGCTCATCCTCTCGCTGATCGGATGGACCGAACTCGCCCGCGTCGTCCGCTCCCGCTTCCTGGCGCTGAAATCCGAGGACTATGTCGCAGCCGCGCGGCTGGACGGAGCAAGCGACATGCGTGTGATCCTCCGGCACATGCTGCCCGCGTTCACCTCGCATATCATCGCCGCCGCCACTCTTGCCATACCGGGAATGATCCTCGCCGAGACGGCACTTTCCTTTCTCGGACTCGGTCTCCAGCCGCCCGTCATCTCCTGGGGTGTCCTGTTGCAGGAGGCGCAGAATATACGGGCACTGGCATCTGCCCCCTGGCTGCTTTCCGCAGGTGTGGCGATTGTCGTGACCATTCTGGCGATGAACTTCGTCGGTGACGGATTGCGCGATGCGGCGGATCCCTATGGAGGCCGCAAATGA
- a CDS encoding hydroxyacid dehydrogenase, protein MARERFVQHFRPDHVDRLAACCDLVSREPFGSIADIGACRDDVEIVVTGWGSPRIGPDSLAVLPRLRLVAHAAGTLKNIVDPALFPHGLRVTTAARVNAAPVAEFCLSWILRWNKGIDRFERDYRLSRSGYDFADRSAVGSGDDRISVGIISASHVGRSLIRLLQPIDVECLLFDPFVDEAAAGAMGARKVDLEPLLEMADVVSLNAPLLPATERMIGARQFAAMKDGALFINTARGRIVDHEAMADALSEGRISAVLDVTDPEPLPSGSPLWDMPNVWITPHVAGSLGHEVFRMTDWCLSEVERYCRGEALLSEIRPSDWGRAA, encoded by the coding sequence ATGGCGCGCGAAAGGTTCGTGCAACATTTCCGGCCGGATCATGTCGACCGGCTGGCTGCATGTTGCGACCTGGTCTCGCGGGAACCCTTCGGTTCGATCGCCGACATCGGTGCCTGTCGCGACGATGTCGAGATCGTTGTCACGGGGTGGGGAAGTCCCCGCATCGGACCGGACAGCCTGGCCGTGTTGCCGCGTCTGCGGCTGGTCGCGCATGCGGCCGGGACTCTCAAGAATATCGTCGATCCGGCCCTCTTCCCCCATGGCCTGCGGGTCACCACGGCAGCCCGCGTCAATGCGGCGCCGGTCGCCGAATTTTGCCTCTCCTGGATATTGCGCTGGAACAAGGGCATCGACCGCTTCGAACGCGATTATCGCCTGTCGCGGTCCGGTTATGACTTCGCGGACAGGAGTGCCGTCGGTTCCGGCGATGATCGCATTTCGGTCGGTATCATTTCCGCAAGTCATGTGGGACGTTCCCTGATCCGCCTGTTGCAGCCCATCGACGTCGAGTGCCTGCTCTTCGATCCGTTCGTCGACGAAGCCGCAGCAGGTGCCATGGGCGCGCGCAAGGTCGATCTGGAGCCGTTGCTCGAAATGGCCGATGTCGTCTCGCTCAATGCACCGCTTCTGCCCGCAACCGAGCGGATGATCGGCGCCCGGCAGTTTGCGGCGATGAAGGATGGTGCCCTGTTCATCAACACGGCCCGCGGTCGCATTGTCGATCACGAGGCCATGGCGGACGCATTGAGCGAGGGACGGATCTCCGCAGTCCTCGATGTGACCGATCCCGAACCGCTGCCGTCGGGCAGTCCGCTGTGGGACATGCCGAATGTGTGGATCACGCCGCATGTCGCCGGATCGCTCGGGCACGAGGTCTTCCGCATGACCGACTGGTGCTTGAGCGAGGTGGAGCGGTATTGCCGCGGCGAGGCCCTGCTCTCGGAAATCAGACCCAGCGATTGGGGGAGGGCGGCATGA
- a CDS encoding DUF2264 domain-containing protein, with the protein MNPIADCQFRTPDESAAACIALWEPLRPYFSEGRGRVSLGRTAAHFRVAAAELEGFSRPLFGLAPLCAGGRDFEGRPYFLEGLANGADPDHPDFWGWPDDYDQRLVESAAIGFTLALAPEAFFEPLPAKARVNLGNWLKFCQGRKVHPNNWHFFHVLGSLGLDRIGVRHDPEVRENALRTLEGFYQEDGWYSDGRNRHFDHYIGFAMHFYGLVYAVLNPQDADRAARFRERAALFAGQFRHWTDDEGASLAYGRSMTYRFAQASFWAGLAYAGVEAPGGHGVSRRLWASNMRWWARRDWFDRDGVMPVGYGYPNLLMSESYNSPGSPYWAMKAFLPLALSGDHAFWSEPEKDFERSPVVRLSVPGMLIMSEKGNSTALSSGSENCHPHRGVPEKYAKFAYSTAYGFSVDPESGGFDVCSFDNMLSFSDNGRQFYPRVGNIDARISDDCLWARWSPCADVEVETWLIPRNPWHLRLHRIVSGRPMKTIEGGFAVPRDDDPPAVAEAGEGLARVLAGGHAAVACDLDVEGASRRTGVLRQPLPNSSLYFPQTHVPQLHIDIEPGETWLAGAFLGSPNGFSDPPAAPAREELSALLAGTIRVKGLKFGETRR; encoded by the coding sequence ATGAATCCGATTGCCGATTGCCAGTTCCGGACACCCGACGAGTCTGCTGCCGCCTGCATTGCCTTGTGGGAACCGTTGCGCCCGTATTTCAGCGAGGGACGCGGACGGGTATCGCTGGGCCGAACGGCGGCGCATTTCCGTGTGGCCGCTGCCGAGCTCGAGGGGTTCTCACGGCCGCTGTTCGGGCTCGCGCCGTTGTGCGCGGGCGGCCGGGATTTCGAGGGACGCCCGTATTTCCTTGAGGGACTGGCCAACGGCGCCGATCCGGACCATCCGGATTTCTGGGGCTGGCCGGATGACTACGACCAGCGACTGGTAGAATCCGCCGCGATCGGCTTTACCCTCGCCCTCGCTCCCGAGGCCTTTTTCGAGCCGTTGCCGGCGAAGGCAAGGGTCAATCTCGGCAATTGGCTGAAATTCTGCCAGGGCCGCAAGGTCCATCCCAACAACTGGCATTTCTTTCATGTGCTGGGATCGCTCGGACTCGACCGTATCGGCGTCAGGCACGATCCCGAGGTGCGCGAGAACGCCTTGCGCACGCTTGAAGGCTTTTATCAGGAAGACGGCTGGTATTCGGACGGCAGGAACCGGCATTTCGATCACTACATCGGCTTTGCCATGCACTTCTACGGACTGGTCTATGCCGTCCTCAACCCGCAGGATGCGGACCGGGCAGCCCGCTTCCGCGAACGTGCGGCCCTGTTTGCCGGGCAGTTCCGCCACTGGACGGACGATGAAGGTGCTTCACTCGCCTATGGCCGTTCCATGACCTATCGCTTTGCCCAGGCTTCGTTCTGGGCCGGTCTCGCCTATGCCGGCGTCGAAGCGCCGGGCGGTCACGGGGTATCCAGACGCCTGTGGGCCTCCAACATGCGCTGGTGGGCGAGGCGGGACTGGTTCGACCGTGACGGGGTCATGCCTGTCGGATACGGCTATCCCAATCTCCTGATGTCCGAGAGCTACAATTCGCCCGGATCGCCCTACTGGGCCATGAAGGCGTTTCTGCCGCTGGCGCTTTCCGGCGACCACGCCTTCTGGAGCGAACCGGAAAAGGATTTCGAACGATCGCCAGTTGTGCGCCTGTCTGTTCCCGGTATGTTGATCATGTCGGAAAAAGGAAATTCGACAGCGTTGTCGTCGGGGTCGGAAAACTGCCATCCGCATCGCGGTGTGCCCGAGAAATATGCCAAGTTCGCCTATTCGACGGCCTACGGCTTTTCGGTCGACCCGGAGTCGGGAGGCTTCGACGTCTGCTCGTTCGACAACATGCTGAGCTTTTCCGACAACGGTCGGCAGTTCTACCCGCGTGTCGGCAACATCGATGCCCGCATCTCGGACGATTGCCTGTGGGCGCGATGGAGTCCATGTGCGGATGTGGAAGTCGAGACCTGGCTCATCCCGCGCAATCCATGGCATCTGCGCCTTCACCGCATCGTGTCCGGCCGGCCGATGAAGACCATCGAGGGTGGCTTCGCCGTTCCGCGCGACGACGATCCGCCGGCCGTTGCCGAAGCCGGCGAAGGACTGGCCCGCGTTCTTGCCGGGGGGCATGCGGCCGTTGCCTGCGACCTCGATGTCGAAGGGGCGTCACGTCGAACGGGCGTCCTTCGCCAACCGCTTCCCAATTCCTCGCTGTATTTCCCGCAGACCCACGTTCCACAACTGCACATTGATATCGAGCCCGGCGAAACCTGGCTGGCAGGTGCCTTTCTGGGATCGCCCAACGGTTTCTCCGATCCGCCAGCAGCGCCGGCACGCGAGGAGTTGTCAGCGCTGCTGGCCGGCACGATCCGGGTCAAGGGACTGAAATTCGGGGAAACGAGACGCTGA
- a CDS encoding ABC transporter substrate-binding protein: protein MKSRGLKRFASALLVATALGLPGIAAAYSEAPQLAGKVTAGELPPVDERLPEQPLVVEGWDIGTYGGTWRSALKGTFDNGWIRRAVGYDPLVRYNFEWNDVIPGVAESFEINDDATEFTFHLRKGHKWSDGTPFTAHDVVFAVEDVFKRTDYPGNPHSDFKTLTAVARDDQTLVLTTPEPNGLLMQRLASVDGDELTRFQKAYCSQFHPDYNPKADEEAKAAGMTSGLEALFNACDADRNRRADRPTLYPWKLTVDYDGINTPITFERNPYYYEVDAEGNQLPYIDNLSMTQVEDVNAIVLKAIAGEIDFMNRHIATVANKPVFFDNQEQGGYFIYDTIPADMNTAIIQLNLTYEDEAFRDLFQNRDFRVALSLGIDRQEIVDVVYAGQGEPWQAGPRPTSPFFNERLAKQYTDFDPDKAEEMLDSLGLADRNDDGIRLLPDGRPISIRMDVTTDLGPFLDIMELVASQWRDIGIELDARQAERSLVYERKDSNQHMAHVWKGDGGLGDAVLDPRYYFPFSMESAFALPWATEYMTPGEGMAQTPPEPAVRQQALYRELAQTASAEKRDELFRQILDIAADQFWVIGISLPASEYGIARNDMGNIPENQPYSWIYPNPGPMHTAVVYKKK from the coding sequence ATGAAATCACGCGGCTTGAAACGTTTCGCGTCAGCCTTGCTGGTCGCGACCGCGCTGGGGCTGCCGGGCATTGCGGCAGCCTACAGCGAGGCCCCGCAACTGGCCGGGAAAGTCACGGCCGGTGAATTGCCGCCTGTTGACGAACGTCTTCCCGAGCAGCCGCTTGTCGTCGAAGGATGGGATATCGGCACCTACGGCGGGACATGGCGCTCCGCGCTCAAGGGCACCTTCGACAATGGCTGGATCCGCCGGGCCGTGGGCTATGACCCGCTGGTGCGTTACAATTTTGAATGGAACGATGTCATCCCCGGCGTCGCCGAGAGTTTCGAGATCAATGACGATGCGACAGAGTTCACCTTCCATCTGCGCAAGGGACACAAATGGTCGGATGGAACGCCCTTTACCGCGCACGATGTGGTCTTTGCCGTCGAGGACGTGTTCAAGCGCACCGATTATCCGGGCAACCCCCACAGCGACTTCAAGACCCTGACCGCCGTGGCCAGAGACGACCAGACACTCGTTCTGACGACGCCGGAGCCGAACGGCCTGTTGATGCAGCGCCTGGCGAGCGTGGACGGCGACGAACTGACCCGCTTCCAGAAGGCATACTGCTCGCAGTTTCACCCGGACTACAATCCCAAGGCGGATGAAGAGGCGAAGGCCGCGGGCATGACGAGCGGCCTGGAAGCCCTGTTCAACGCCTGCGATGCGGACAGGAACCGGAGAGCCGACCGACCGACGCTCTATCCGTGGAAGCTGACGGTCGATTACGATGGCATCAACACGCCCATCACCTTCGAACGCAATCCCTACTATTACGAGGTCGATGCCGAAGGGAACCAGTTGCCCTATATCGACAATCTTTCGATGACCCAGGTCGAGGACGTCAATGCCATCGTCCTCAAGGCGATCGCCGGTGAAATCGACTTCATGAACCGACATATCGCCACAGTCGCCAACAAGCCCGTGTTCTTCGACAACCAGGAGCAGGGCGGCTATTTCATCTATGACACCATTCCCGCGGACATGAATACTGCCATCATCCAGCTCAACCTGACCTATGAGGACGAGGCGTTCCGCGATCTGTTCCAGAACAGGGATTTCCGTGTCGCGCTCAGCCTCGGCATCGACCGTCAGGAGATCGTCGACGTCGTCTATGCCGGACAGGGCGAGCCCTGGCAGGCGGGTCCGCGACCGACCTCGCCGTTCTTCAACGAGCGTCTGGCGAAGCAGTACACGGATTTCGACCCGGACAAGGCCGAAGAGATGCTCGACAGCCTCGGGCTGGCCGACCGCAATGACGATGGCATCAGGCTCCTTCCCGATGGCAGGCCGATCTCGATACGCATGGATGTGACCACCGATCTGGGACCGTTCCTCGACATCATGGAACTGGTTGCGAGCCAGTGGCGCGATATCGGCATCGAGCTCGACGCCCGCCAGGCCGAACGCAGCCTCGTCTACGAACGCAAGGACTCCAACCAGCACATGGCCCATGTGTGGAAGGGCGATGGGGGGCTCGGTGACGCCGTGCTCGATCCCCGCTACTACTTCCCGTTCTCCATGGAGAGTGCATTCGCCCTTCCGTGGGCCACCGAATACATGACACCGGGCGAGGGCATGGCGCAGACCCCGCCGGAGCCCGCCGTCAGGCAGCAGGCCCTGTATCGCGAGCTGGCGCAGACCGCGTCTGCCGAGAAGCGCGACGAACTGTTCCGCCAGATCCTCGACATCGCCGCCGACCAGTTCTGGGTGATCGGGATATCGTTGCCGGCCAGCGAATACGGCATTGCCCGCAACGACATGGGAAATATTCCCGAAAACCAGCCCTATAGCTGGATCTATCCGAACCCGGGCCCGATGCATACGGCCGTGGTCTACAAGAAGAAATAG